Within Dermacentor albipictus isolate Rhodes 1998 colony chromosome 3, USDA_Dalb.pri_finalv2, whole genome shotgun sequence, the genomic segment TTGTGAATACTATGACCTGCGCACCGTTTTTTCGAAGTCTGGTCGCGCCAGAACTTTTGATTTTCGTTTCTATTCTTCTCGTTCCCGCCTTTTCACGTATAGCTAGCTTTCCATTCTGGGAGTCGCCGGCGGCCGATATATGCGAAGGCACGTGCGATCGACTACCGTCTCTCGAAGTCTAGCTGGAACTGACAGCATGAATGTTTCTATTTTCTGCTCTTCGACGACCATCCAGTGCAGTGCACGAAGCTTCTCGTTCCTGCATATTAGACATTTCAGCGCCGCTTACACGCCACTGATTCCACGCGCTGAGGCGCTGTAGGGAACTTCGTAGATTTCGCACTTGGTAAGCGCCTCTTCCCGAGACGTGAGCGAAGCTCTATCAGCTAGTTTGCAAAACGACCAAGAAGCCCAGTAGACGCGTTCTCAGGCTTCACCCAACCAGCTTGATaagcagagcgagggacgcgatCTTCGTTCCGCTGCCTATAGCTTAGCGGGAACGCTAGTGCTAAGTTTGGGAACGCTATTGCTAAATTTCTAGCGTATGCCGGGCTGAGCGGAGTGCAAACGCTCAGCTAAAGTACGCTATTGACGGTACAGGAGCCATTTAGATAAAGGTGGTCTCCAGAAAGGTGAACGGGTGCGAAATTTAATTTTATGCATTGCTGGTTTTGTCCCGATGGTGGAAAACGCCAGCACACCTCTGCATGCAACGCGTGTATAAGATGGACTAACCACTACCGCAGACAGCCGCTGTTGTATGCGGACCCCATACCACGGCACGCTCGGGCCTACCTGGCCCGGAACCACGGAATGCCCTGTTTCTAGCTCCGATTACTCCACTGCCCCTTGGGagccctggagatcctgcaccGCCCGCTTCATTACAATCTCAAGTGTTCTCCTGAGGCCTCCATTTGCCTGTGGCCTATAAACTGGAGCAGTAGTTGTGAAAAACATCAAATCCTCGCCCGGAGGCAGGAACGGTTCTGGAAGAGTGTGgcgccgccaacttgtgacgccaaGTGTATGCGCAAACCGAACGTATACAGTGACTGACAAGAGCAATCGGATGTCACAAGAGAAAATACATCAGCTCATATACCCGCCGCTGCAACGACAGCTGCAAAACAACGACAGCTGCAGCAGCCACGTGACCGTACCTCCGACGGAACACGGTCGGGCTCCCAGGTCGAAGGTGCCTCCGAACGCTCAGCGCTGTTGCGCGGCGCTCTGAAAAAAATAGCTGAATGTGTTTCGAACGTTTGGTTTCGACAGACCGAATGTAAAGCGCGCCTATACGGAGCGTTCAAAATCAACCAGGCGAATATAACTCATGACGAAAACAAAGTTTAATGGACCGTTAAGAACATACGGTCATTGGTCGCCCCCTCTAACTGGCTCCACTAAAGAGATGCTTGGTTTCGTTTCTTGTTGCACGACCTTGTGAGACTCCGGCTCCCTGTGAAGCCATTGCAGGCATCCGACGAGATTGGTTTTTGGCCCTGCAAGCGGGCTTTCCGCAGCTATGCAAGAAGGTTGGTGATCGAGTCGCACTCAATATAGTGCCTTGTGCCTAAACGGAGGAGTGTTGCGATACCATACACTTTGGTATCGGAGCACCACGTCCATAGAACAAGTTTATTTTCACACAAAAAACTTGCACTAAAAGCTAAAACGCTAAACTAAAAGAACTTACACGCGCGACAAGAAATAATAAAGGGCGCGTGAGGGAGTCAGCGACAGATCTCAACTTCGAAGTCTGTTAAGGTTTAAGGAAAAAAAAGGCGCTCGGTAGCGCTTATGTGAAGACTCACCACGCCTCGAACAACAATATGCTACTCACGAAGTCAGACAAATACAAGTAAAATTGGTGGGTGCATAAAGTCGCAATCGTTTAAAAATGCTGAAAACCGTTTTATCACAACATGTGGTCACAAAATGTAGCAACAACGAATATATGCATTACATTAACTACCGGCGATAAGTCAGACATGAAACAGCTCGAACGTACAGCTATTGAAACATACAATGAAAAGACTCATGGTAAGAAAGCGCAAGTCATCTTCAATGAGAGAATCACAGATTGCAGATATCACAGCTTGGCGGAACAGATGTGCTGTGCTGCCTCGTAATGGGAggcttccttaatgaattctGGCGACGAATTCCTCACGTTCACGTGCTGAGCTGTATTCAGCCCGATGCATTGCGTGGCCACTGGAGTTCGTGCCTCGTGCAGTGGTCGAAGTTAGTTGCTGGGATGTGCTGTTAAAGGAGTCTGCGAGAAGTTCGCACAGTTTACTCATTGGCGAGAGTGCTTTGTATTACACAAACAAGGGCGCAGAGCCACCAAATGAGATGGGCAAGAAGTATTAACTGTTCGGGCAGCAAGTACACAGCTCTATTTGCTCAGTGTCTGGTTTCCTCCCAAACAACGCGATTGTAAATGCCATGTTGAACCTGCCTGAACAGAACAGTCACGGAAAACACTCAACCAGTTCGGAGAATGCTCAGATCAGGGAGGGAAAATGATGGAAAAAAGTCTAATCACGGGTGTTCACTTGCTTACACAATCACCGAAGGTAAGTTGACTAGAAGAATCATTCAAGGGCGTCTTGACCAGGGGCCTGGAACACTCGCTGCCCGTAGTAAACGCCACGTTGAGCTGTCAGTCATGAAACAGCAGTGAAGCAGGAACTGCACGCTCGTCGGCAAGCTTTAGTCGCGTATGGTGACATCGGGGCCTCAAAACAAAGCGTAACACGATTGTTGAAGTGCTTGCGCCTAATTTCACGGCGCTGCCCGGGCCTTCACTCGGCCTCGTACGCCGATTTCCAGACGTCGGCGAGGCACACGGATGAGTGGAACCGGTAGAAGAGCATGAGCGGCACCGTGGTGTGCTCGATGAAGACCCAGGATTTTAGACCGAAATAACGCGTGCCCGTGAAGAGCTTGCCGACGGCCTTGCTCTCGAAAGTGTACACGATCCACATGGTGATGTTGACCACGATCAAAAAGGACACGATCTCCCGGCCGGGCTTCTTGTAGCGCAAGGAAGGGCTGTTGCTGCACCGCCGCAGTGCGTCGATGATGAGTGGCGTCTGCGTTACCACTTGCACAACTGAGAAGAGCTGCACAAACGAGAGAAAGGAAGCGTTACATGCTGGCATGCTTCGCGTTACTGTTTATGGTCACAGATCAAACGGAATTTTCGGAAACAGTTGCACCCTATATTTGTCCACTTTATCCCATAGGTGATTGTACAATGGCGCGCACgtcgcaaaaaagaaacgcttgtTACTTTTCGGTTCGTGCAATCGGCGCGTTATCTTACAGAGTCAGCGTAAATTATGAATCTCGTGACTTTCACACTTCACCTGTCGCAAACAGTGCGCACAGATAGATGAGGTCATGATCTGTGGCGCCACTGAGCTAATAAACATCTTGGATAACCGTACGGGAGTTCTATAATTATCTGATTCTCTGGGACAGCTGtcggcgaaaggcgaaaacactcgtgtccttagatttaggtgcacgttaaaggacccctggcggcccaaattattccggagtccctaactacggcgggcctcataatcagatcgtaatcttgacacgtaaaatcccataatatatatttttttctgggggggggggagctacaGAGCTAGTTGGTGTGATGAACATTTACGTTTTTAGCGCCACAAATGAGAGAAGGACACAGTAACAAGACAGGACAAGTGATTTGTCTGCGCCATGTTCTTTATTTTTGGCGCAAAAGTAGGAAAGTTTACCTTATGTTTAATTTGTTTACGCTTCTTGCACTGTTGTTACATAAGCTATAACAGTAAGCTAGACAGACAGCTTTTACGACCAGCAGTCATGACATTGAAGACGATCTCCTCGTGCAGCCGCTTGTTTTAAGATAGTGAATTAGCGATAAACCGCTGGACATCCTTCGAGCCGTCACTCACCTGCAGCGTCATGCGCACGTAGCTGCCGCCCACCTCCAGCTCGGCGATGACAACCAGAGTCGCGTGGGCGAAGAAGAACGGGATGGGGATGCACAAGAGGAAGTCATCGAGCATCGTGATGGGGTGGCTGTTCACATCCAGGGTGGCCACGCGGCCATAGGCCAGCAGGCAGGCAAAGAACGCCAGCGCTATGAGCACACCCTCCTGGCCAAGGTAGACGGCCACGCCTGTATTGCTGTACCTGCGCACATAGTAATAGGTTTGGCAGGCTCGTTGAAAGAAGTTCGGATCGGAACGCTGACACGCAGCAACTGTTAGCCACCAGCACCCTTTAGAAACAAGTTGAGCATGTCGCTACTGATGTTTACAGCGACAAAGGGTACAAGCAGTCGCAGAAAGGTACCTGTCTGAAATGCATCTCTGCAACTTGTGCTCTGCGTGTGTGCTGCTCTAAAATTTATTTCAACGAGGTTGTTGGCGATTGATTGTATTTATATGTAACGTGAAACAGGATGGATATGAAAACTTAGTTTAATCATCACTACGATTAGGAACCGAAGTGTTTATCAGCCGATCCTCACAAGTCTGCTTGTTAACGGCAAGCAACTAAATGACACACGGCAAACGCAACTGCTTTGGAATAGCCGACTCTATAGAGGCGTACCATGCCACGTTTCTACAAAAAGGGGGATGCGGAATTGTAGGAACATGCCGAGTGCAATACGGCAAAAAAGGATTCCAGAAGCGGCCATTTAAGCCCAAAATACCACAGCGGTACATGCGGAGAAGTCAAACAATGCCATTGAACTCCTTTGGTTCGGGCTTGGCTACAGTCGCGCTACATCCTGCCACATCTGCTTTCACAGCACAGAATAGCGCCGCACCTGTTTTCGAGCAGCGCAACGTAGAAGATGATCATGACCACGACAGAGCCGAGTAGCACGACGAAGCCAGCGAACAGGCCGCGGTTGGCCGAGTGGCAGTCGGCATTGATGATCAGGTTGTTCTCGGAGACCTCCTGGGTCACCGCACTGCAAGCCTCGGCGGCGGGATCGTGGCGGCAGTACTTGTGCGCGGACGTGCCCACGTTCTGGAGCACGATGAACCAGACACCGGCAAGCACCAGGTTGAACTCGATAGCGAACGGGTACAGGTACGGCATGGGCCGGATGTACGCCGGCGAGAACAGGTCGGCCACGGCGCAGCTCCAGTTGCTCTCGAACTCGGGCCGCTCGGATAAGTATAACTGGGGTTCTGCAAGTGTACATGACAAGAACGTGGACGAAGAAATTTATTTTCTCTCTGTGTAATATATGCAGCATGAATAAACCACCGTCCTTCAGAGCTTATTACTTCGTTGTACGTCTCGTATTTACAAACGCCAGCTAATCCAGTGTGTTTCCATTTGTTTGTGAAGTTTCCAATCAACGTACTTCTGGTCTATGGGTTGAAAAGTAAGGCGCTAAAGAATAAAACTGAAGAGAGTGCAATGAGCAGTGGAAATGATGGGTGCAACGCTAGGAGTTGAGACGGATTAGAAAAGAAAGCTGGCATACtggcaaataataaaaaaaaatttgatcagGGCATACTGTCTGTAGTCGTCGGACACAGCAGTACTGCGTGCTATGACAGAGTGCACAAATACAAAATGCGAAGCAAAGAAAAACGCAGTTGGGGCAGTGGAAACTCGGGTAAAATGAATGGTTTAGGAGGCTAGCAATTATAGCATGACGTGCACGTCTGAACACGTGACGAAATGTTCATGCAAAGCCCCACCGGCCATCACTACTTCGCCGCTGGAATATAAAGAAACGCACCTGCGAAGCTGGTGTTACTTTGAAGGGCGACGACGGGGTTGTAAGTTTTGCCCTTGAGAGCCTTGACGACGTCTCCGTAGGCGTCGTTGACGACGGTTCGGAACCAAAAAGTCAGCGTGGTTGCAAAGCAGTGCATGATGCCAAATTTGGCCAGTGTGACCCATCGGTTGATTACAATCTGaaatggcaaaaaaataaataaaaacgggGTTTGTGACGAAGATTGAGGTGGCCATGTCACATGAACAACACATGTGTGAAACGCTTTCAGAAAGCAGCAGAGAAGCCGTGTTTCAATGTAGCTAATAGGAAACCCAAGAGAGGTAAAGAGAGGCTATCCCCGTAATGACATCGACACGGCAACATGCACGCATATTTTGGAATTATGTGAAGAGCTTTGAGCCAATCTCCACACATTATCTGCTTAGGTTTAAAGTGCTACTGCGTCATTAGCCGTGTTATTGTTGAAGCGACGTCGGCTGCATCTGCTGCTAATGTTTATGCACAACTTCCTCCAAATAAATAACATCGACAATTAAGACGACGAGGAACACTCCCCGAACATGCAACATAATACGCGCAAGCCTAAACATAACTTTTGCTACATTTCATTTAAATTTCGTGACTatgtaaaaacaacaacaaacaatcTTTCATGCAAAAAGAGGTCGTTCTTATTCACCCCTCACAGCCCAACGTATCATTTTATGCGTTTGGTTGTAGACAGTTCAGCAAATTGCTAGTTAAGTAAGCAATTGTAGGGTTAAACAGTTTATGTAGGGCTGAAGTTTGCAGTTTGCGTTTTGACCAAGCCTGCATGGTTCTTTCAATCACGAGGCACTGCGCAACCGTGATCTATTTGGGTGAGCTGTGAACAGATAGATTCTGAGCGGTCATAAGACAAATTTTGGACTATTTTTACGGGTTTAGATGCATTACGACAAGAGGGTATACTGACGTTCGAGTACTTGAAGAGGAAGTACAGCTGGTAGAAGGAGAAGAGCGGCCTCAGTGAGTGAACCAGAAGCAGGGCGATGTCGGTGCACACTTCGCCGGCGTGCATCCATGCAATGATCTCTTGGCCAAGAAGCAGACCCTCGTGAATGAGGTGGCCGCAACAGAACACTGCAACAAGCAACATAAAAAAAGGTTCTGGGTTTTCACGCGCGAAAACCTCAATATGAtaatggggcacgccgtagtggcggactccgaattaatgttgaccacctggggtttctttaacgtccacccattgcacggtacacgggcattttcgTATTTCGCGCCCATTGAAATGCGCCCGTCGCAGCCGGAATTTCAtaccgcgccctcgggcttagcagtgcaagGCCAAAGACACTACGTCATCATGCATGGAGAGTAGCAAATGCAGTACCATCGAATGCTCGTATAGTGTCACGTGGAAAAAAGTTAAGGTTATAAATACGATTACAAAATTAGTATGACAATATTTGGCTATTGCACAAGTACATTTCCgagagacagagaaaagcaaGGGATAGACAGGGAGTTTAACCACAAGATATATCCGGTTGGCCACCCTGAACCGGGGAAGGGGGACACGGACgcgagatatgaaaaaaaaaagagaaatgaacagaaaagcCTGCCAAAGATACAAGGAGCTGGTGGTACAGTGACTTGAAGCTGCGGGAACGCTATTTTCAAAGTTACAATAAAGGGCGGACAAAccagaaagcaaagaaaaaaaaacaatgccgaGCACACGAGTGAATATCGTGTTTTTTTCTCGCTAGGCATAGATAAGACAAACGTGCCCCGATTATGCCGGCATACGCGAATATCCAAGAGCGCCTAGATAAACGAACTTCAAGCACTCGGAAAACGAGTTTGACGAAGGAATAAGCGGCGCCTGTGCAGCGACGCTTGTCTGCTGTCGTTGCTTCATTAATTTAACTTGTTGGAAAATATACGCCGGCGGTTTAAACAAAACCGATAAGCGTGGAATGATGGAGGTCAGCGAGAAATGGAGCTGACCAAGCTTTCTGCCTCAGAATAGTGAGCAGCGAAATTACCTCCGAGGTTTAAAATATGATTCCGttagtcgagagagagagagagagagagagagagagagagagagagctgaggaaggaaaggcagggaggttaaccagacggtCCGGTTTGCTGCGTTACACgtggggagtgaaagaaagagagaagataTAAATCTTGAACGCGCTTTCAGAgctaggtgtgtgtgtgtgtgtgtgtgtgtgtgtgtgtgtgtgtgtgtgtgtgtgtgtgtgtgtgtgtgtgtgtgtgtgtgtgtgtgtgtgtgtgtgtgtgtgtgtgtgtgtgtgtgtgtgtgtgtgtgtgtgtgtgtgtgtgtgtgtgtgtgtgtgtgtgtgtgtgtgtgtgtgcgtgtgtgtacacatacagggcgtttcagcgaacactcgaaatttttgaaggttgcctgtggcagatagctcaattctagtttatgagccggtgtactcgaagcggcggacactacttgcacaaaaaaattgacaTGTAAAATCgtctaattaacaagaattcactaattaactttttagcttaatatcttatgacccatattgcaatttataaatgcTAGCAGTGTActtcacaaggcggatccactcagagcgaattctcaggacgacaccagtttcgagatataagttCCCGacctttgcggagaaatgcattggcgtcccagttatttgtgtgcttcagtgcatgaaacgacgttttgttaacgaattaactggaacgacaatgcatttctccgcgaagttcgggaatttatatctcgaaactggtgtcgtcctgagaattcgctccaagtgTATCCGCCTTGCCAAGTCCactgctataatttgtaaattgcaatatgcaccaCAATTTTATTAGTTAatacttaattagtgaatttttattaatcagtCGGTTTGGatctcaatttcttgtgcaagtagtgtccgctgtttcgagtagaccagctcatgaattagaattgtgatatctgccacaggcaactattaaagatttttgaaagtgcaCTGAAACACTGTCTGTCCgtgtctctctctcctctctctctctgtgtctctctctctctctctctgtgtgtctctctctctctgtgtgtctctctctctctgtgtgtctctctctctctgtgtgtctgtgtctctgtctgtctgtgtctctgtctgtctgtgtctctgtctgtctgtgtctctgtctgtctgtgtctctgtctgtctgtgtctctgtctgtctgtgtctctgtctgtctgtgtctctgtctgtctgtgtctctgtctgtctgtgtctctgtctgtgtctctgtctgtgtctctgtctgtgtctctgtctgtctgtgtctgtgtctctgtctgtctgtgtctgtctgtgcgcgtgcgcgtgtgtacccgtgtgtgtgcctgtgtgcgcgtgcgcgtttatttatttatgaatacacCAAAGGTTCCAGAAGAAGCATTGGGCGATGGGGGAGGATGTAGTACAAAATTACATTAAGCACAAACAGGAACAAATGAACATTGCTAGTGACTATAAAAATTCAATACAATACTAAGCACACAACTTTACAAGAAGTGAGTGCACAAATTTTCGCAGAATGTCTCACGGTTAGTGATGGAGACAAGGCTACCAGGAAGGTCATTCCATAGTGCAGTGACTTTTGACAACGCTGATGAATTAAAAGCTTCGGTTCTACCAAACATTCGCTTGAGGCTGAGATGATTTTGAAGACGCCTAGAAGTACGTAGTGGGGGTTAGTAATCGACACAAGGACGAATCACAGTGCTTGTGCTTTACATCATCCGCTCCATGCTACTAGCTTTGCTCGTGCTAGCAAACAGAATTCAAGGTTAACGAAGAAAGCTCCCGATTTCGCCACACCACACCGAAAGGGCAAAGCGTTCATGCTTCGCAAGGCAAAGCGAGCAGACGTGCCTGTCATGCCGGCCTTGAGGTAGAAGCTTCCGCTGTGTCTTCCCGTGAGGTACGTGTAGCCGTGCGGCTGGCCCATGTGGCAGCCCTTCCAGTCCACCGCGCCTCCGGTGCCCACGGACTCGGCGTCGCCGGTGCAGCTGCTGCCGGCGCAGCTGCCGCCTCGCCCGCACGGCGCGGTCGGCCGGCGAGCGCGGCGCGCATCGTGCCACGTCAGGTCCACGTGCAGGAACACCAGCCAAGCCAGGCCGACCACGCACACCACGCAGGCGAACGCCTGCGACGCGTCGTCGACAACGCTTTTAGATCGAACAGCCTGCTGCATGACTCGCGCGGCAGCGTTCCAAATGCTTGCCGTGCGCCTTTGCAAATGCTTGCAAAGGCGCCTCCATCTGTTgctcccatagagttt encodes:
- the LOC135914085 gene encoding proton channel OtopLc-like isoform X3 gives rise to the protein MINVICAPLETRSRKRQAQARVQSSGFRQTAAYRKQLRKVRSSSLQADGGGEKTMVTLTRIERSTSEPCSMVHAYQQERRRRVQSRSFSVDLSRRQNEEMLWYNLASLLSYIYATLIVVLGGVLTVVHTSVKISRHTIELDDAFACVVCVVGLAWLVFLHVDLTWHDARRARRPTAPCGRGGSCAGSSCTGDAESVGTGGAVDWKGCHMGQPHGYTYLTGRHSGSFYLKAGMTVFCCGHLIHEGLLLGQEIIAWMHAGEVCTDIALLLVHSLRPLFSFYQLYFLFKYSNIVINRWVTLAKFGIMHCFATTLTFWFRTVVNDAYGDVVKALKGKTYNPVVALQSNTSFAEPQLYLSERPEFESNWSCAVADLFSPAYIRPMPYLYPFAIEFNLVLAGVWFIVLQNVGTSAHKYCRHDPAAEACSAVTQEVSENNLIINADCHSANRGLFAGFVVLLGSVVVMIIFYVALLENRYSNTGVAVYLGQEGVLIALAFFACLLAYGRVATLDVNSHPITMLDDFLLCIPIPFFFAHATLVVIAELEVGGSYVRMTLQLFSVVQVVTQTPLIIDALRRCSNSPSLRYKKPGREIVSFLIVVNITMWIVYTFESKAVGKLFTGTRYFGLKSWVFIEHTTVPLMLFYRFHSSVCLADVWKSAYEAE
- the LOC135914085 gene encoding proton channel OtopLc-like isoform X1 is translated as MINVICAPLETRSRKRQAQARVQSSGFRQTAMDSTPPTASRVRGVSSHISGETEFAARELGVVEQNVQRRKYDLDRPPENFQLDSFVGTPEITAYRKQLRKVRSSSLQADGGGEKTMVTLTRIERSTSEPCSMVHAYQQERRRRVQSRSFSVDLSRRQNEEMLWYNLASLLSYIYATLIVVLGGVLTVVHTSVKISRHTIELDDAFACVVCVVGLAWLVFLHVDLTWHDARRARRPTAPCGRGGSCAGSSCTGDAESVGTGGAVDWKGCHMGQPHGYTYLTGRHSGSFYLKAGMTVFCCGHLIHEGLLLGQEIIAWMHAGEVCTDIALLLVHSLRPLFSFYQLYFLFKYSNIVINRWVTLAKFGIMHCFATTLTFWFRTVVNDAYGDVVKALKGKTYNPVVALQSNTSFAEPQLYLSERPEFESNWSCAVADLFSPAYIRPMPYLYPFAIEFNLVLAGVWFIVLQNVGTSAHKYCRHDPAAEACSAVTQEVSENNLIINADCHSANRGLFAGFVVLLGSVVVMIIFYVALLENRYSNTGVAVYLGQEGVLIALAFFACLLAYGRVATLDVNSHPITMLDDFLLCIPIPFFFAHATLVVIAELEVGGSYVRMTLQLFSVVQVVTQTPLIIDALRRCSNSPSLRYKKPGREIVSFLIVVNITMWIVYTFESKAVGKLFTGTRYFGLKSWVFIEHTTVPLMLFYRFHSSVCLADVWKSAYEAE
- the LOC135914085 gene encoding proton channel OtopLc-like isoform X2, with translation MLFVHHLKRGVGNDRHKRECSQVGFARRPWIARRRQQAVCGESAAILAAKQSSLRENSVSSNRMCNAENTTWTGLRRTSSWTPSSGRQKSRSAYRKQLRKVRSSSLQADGGGEKTMVTLTRIERSTSEPCSMVHAYQQERRRRVQSRSFSVDLSRRQNEEMLWYNLASLLSYIYATLIVVLGGVLTVVHTSVKISRHTIELDDAFACVVCVVGLAWLVFLHVDLTWHDARRARRPTAPCGRGGSCAGSSCTGDAESVGTGGAVDWKGCHMGQPHGYTYLTGRHSGSFYLKAGMTVFCCGHLIHEGLLLGQEIIAWMHAGEVCTDIALLLVHSLRPLFSFYQLYFLFKYSNIVINRWVTLAKFGIMHCFATTLTFWFRTVVNDAYGDVVKALKGKTYNPVVALQSNTSFAEPQLYLSERPEFESNWSCAVADLFSPAYIRPMPYLYPFAIEFNLVLAGVWFIVLQNVGTSAHKYCRHDPAAEACSAVTQEVSENNLIINADCHSANRGLFAGFVVLLGSVVVMIIFYVALLENRYSNTGVAVYLGQEGVLIALAFFACLLAYGRVATLDVNSHPITMLDDFLLCIPIPFFFAHATLVVIAELEVGGSYVRMTLQLFSVVQVVTQTPLIIDALRRCSNSPSLRYKKPGREIVSFLIVVNITMWIVYTFESKAVGKLFTGTRYFGLKSWVFIEHTTVPLMLFYRFHSSVCLADVWKSAYEAE